One window from the genome of Leuconostoc suionicum encodes:
- a CDS encoding SAM-dependent methyltransferase has product MLDKTIYKQIFKASFDAPIDVEFWDGEKVSYGQGDPIATIILHEVIPIKDIMAHASLTFGEAYMDGKIEIKGNLQQLVKVAYDSKESFLNGSKFSKLIPKHSHSENKSKADVQSHYDIGNDFYKMWLDSTMTYSCAYFVSEKDTLEDAQWNKVRHILNKLHAQSGETLLDIGCGWGTLLFTAAKEYNLEATGVTLSQQQYDFVSNKIKEEGLEGRVHVYLEDYRELKDTYDHVTSVGMFEHVGKENLGEYFKQVDHLLTENGTALIHGITGQHKGAGVDAWINKYIFPGGYIPNIAENVGHIIDASLQVDDIEPLRRHYQKTLEIWTANFHKVEEEVISKYGERFYRMWDLYLQACAASFESGNIDVVQYLLTKGPSGTNLPMTRSYIYHADVASGVK; this is encoded by the coding sequence ATGCTTGACAAGACGATTTATAAACAGATTTTTAAAGCTAGTTTCGACGCCCCAATCGACGTTGAATTTTGGGATGGGGAAAAGGTAAGTTACGGTCAAGGTGACCCAATTGCCACAATCATCCTTCATGAAGTCATACCGATCAAAGACATTATGGCTCATGCTTCGCTCACTTTTGGTGAAGCATACATGGATGGGAAAATTGAAATTAAAGGTAATCTACAACAATTGGTTAAGGTTGCGTATGATTCCAAAGAAAGCTTTTTGAATGGATCGAAGTTTTCTAAGCTTATTCCTAAACACTCACATTCGGAGAACAAGAGTAAGGCGGATGTACAGAGTCATTATGATATCGGTAATGATTTTTATAAAATGTGGTTGGATTCCACAATGACTTATTCTTGTGCTTACTTCGTTAGCGAAAAAGACACGCTTGAAGATGCACAATGGAACAAAGTACGCCATATTTTAAATAAACTTCATGCACAATCAGGTGAAACTTTATTAGACATCGGATGTGGCTGGGGGACATTACTGTTCACTGCAGCTAAAGAATACAACTTGGAAGCCACTGGTGTAACGCTTAGTCAACAACAATATGATTTTGTTTCTAATAAAATAAAAGAAGAGGGCCTAGAAGGTCGCGTTCATGTTTATCTAGAAGATTATCGAGAACTTAAAGATACTTATGACCATGTAACTTCTGTTGGTATGTTTGAACATGTTGGGAAAGAGAATTTAGGTGAATACTTTAAACAAGTAGATCATCTTTTGACAGAAAACGGCACAGCATTAATTCATGGTATCACTGGACAGCATAAGGGTGCAGGTGTTGATGCTTGGATCAATAAATACATTTTCCCAGGTGGTTATATTCCAAATATAGCGGAAAACGTGGGACACATTATTGATGCTTCTTTGCAGGTTGATGATATTGAGCCATTACGTCGTCATTATCAGAAAACATTGGAAATTTGGACGGCTAATTTCCACAAAGTTGAAGAGGAAGTTATTTCAAAATACGGCGAACGTTTTTACAGAATGTGGGATTTATATTTACAAGCTTGTGCGGCTTCCTTCGAATCAGGAAACATTGACGTTGTTCAATATTTGCTTACCAAGGGGCCTTCTGGTACAAATCTACCAATGACACGCTCGTATATTTATCATGCTGATGTTGCTAGCGGTGTGAAATAG
- a CDS encoding aldo/keto reductase: protein MTFHELSDGQHLPEIGFGTYKLNGFAGTQSILSAIDAGYRLFDTAFNYQNEGTVGQAIQQSHVNRDELIITSKLPGKYYSSYQDSIDLIQESLYRSKLDYFDLYLLHWPNPIDDHYLEAWHTLIQAQKFGLVKSIGVCNFLPEHIERLKKETDILPVVNQVELHPYFNQQELREYNNTQNILTQAWSPLGRASALLKDPVLVELAKKYHKNIGQLVLKWEISLGVLPIPKASSYARQKGNLDLFDFEISSSDMQRINDLTKPDGRINNQDPAVYQEF, encoded by the coding sequence ATGACATTTCATGAACTAAGCGACGGTCAACACTTACCAGAAATTGGTTTCGGCACATATAAATTAAATGGCTTTGCAGGAACACAATCAATTTTATCCGCAATTGATGCTGGTTATCGTCTATTTGACACAGCCTTTAATTACCAGAACGAAGGTACTGTTGGACAAGCTATACAACAATCGCATGTCAATCGAGATGAATTAATCATCACCTCAAAGCTTCCAGGGAAGTATTACAGTAGTTATCAAGACTCAATTGATCTAATTCAAGAATCCTTGTATCGAAGTAAGTTAGATTACTTTGACTTGTACCTATTACATTGGCCCAACCCAATTGATGATCATTATCTAGAAGCTTGGCACACACTCATTCAGGCGCAAAAGTTTGGTCTTGTTAAATCAATCGGTGTTTGCAATTTTCTACCTGAACATATTGAACGTTTAAAAAAAGAAACAGACATATTACCAGTTGTTAACCAAGTTGAGTTGCATCCTTATTTCAATCAGCAGGAATTGCGTGAATACAATAACACTCAAAATATTTTAACACAGGCTTGGAGCCCATTAGGGCGTGCAAGTGCCCTTTTGAAAGACCCTGTTTTAGTTGAATTAGCTAAAAAATACCACAAAAATATTGGTCAGCTCGTGTTGAAATGGGAAATATCTCTTGGTGTATTGCCTATTCCTAAAGCAAGCAGTTACGCAAGACAAAAAGGTAATCTAGATCTTTTTGATTTTGAAATTAGTTCATCTGATATGCAACGTATCAACGATCTAACAAAACCAGATGGCAGAATAAATAATCAAGATCCTGCAGTTTATCAAGAATTTTAA
- a CDS encoding DMT family transporter codes for MYMIYIALAIGAGLILAAQNAVNAQLSFLLKSPLVACFMAYIVGSFLLLILTITLGDFSKIALIFSAPIWMTTGGLFGLVFITSCIILFPKIGSVETVMFPTLGQILSGMFFETFGWFNTTVVMISVTRIIGIIILLAGTYIAVVLSARHSAIELARSEHSKSQMLNRLWAFGAGILCTVQSTFNGQLGHYIKSPIVSALWAFIIGLVVLAFLKNNNWRHLRIGIRLSQTWFAGLAGAAFVTLMSLLILPLGPGLTVSISTLGVMIGAMLIQQFGLFQSKQQSISIYQIIGVIGMLIGILIIKIY; via the coding sequence ATGTACATGATATATATTGCACTTGCCATTGGAGCTGGTTTAATTTTGGCCGCTCAAAATGCCGTTAATGCGCAGTTAAGTTTTTTGCTCAAATCTCCCCTCGTTGCTTGTTTTATGGCCTATATTGTTGGTTCATTTTTATTGCTCATTCTGACTATTACTCTGGGTGACTTTTCAAAGATAGCGCTTATCTTCTCAGCACCAATATGGATGACAACAGGTGGTCTTTTCGGGTTGGTATTCATTACAAGTTGTATTATTCTTTTCCCAAAAATTGGGTCTGTGGAAACAGTCATGTTTCCAACATTAGGGCAAATTCTATCCGGTATGTTTTTTGAAACCTTTGGATGGTTTAATACAACAGTTGTTATGATTTCTGTGACTCGCATCATTGGTATCATCATTCTTTTAGCTGGCACTTATATTGCTGTGGTATTATCGGCTCGACACTCAGCTATAGAATTGGCACGTAGTGAACACTCAAAATCACAAATGCTAAATCGTCTCTGGGCTTTTGGAGCTGGTATTTTGTGCACTGTGCAGTCTACCTTTAATGGTCAGCTAGGTCATTACATCAAAAGCCCAATTGTTAGCGCATTATGGGCCTTCATAATCGGATTGGTTGTGCTTGCTTTTTTGAAAAATAACAATTGGCGTCATTTGCGCATTGGTATCCGTCTGTCACAAACTTGGTTTGCTGGTTTGGCTGGTGCTGCTTTTGTAACCCTTATGTCGCTTCTCATCCTACCGTTAGGTCCAGGTCTTACGGTTAGTATTTCAACACTAGGTGTTATGATTGGCGCCATGCTTATTCAACAATTTGGTTTATTTCAGTCAAAACAGCAATCAATTTCTATCTATCAAATAATTGGTGTTATTGGTATGTTGATTGGCATTTTAATTATTAAAATATACTAA
- the rpiA gene encoding ribose-5-phosphate isomerase RpiA translates to MNEKDFQKKQAALAALNYIQTDMIVGLGTGSTVSYFLDALAASQYNIIGVTTSTITSQRCAELNIPIVDIDAIDHIDITVDGADEVDSYLNGIKGGGAALLMEKIVAKNSKENIWIVDRSKVHNTLGAFPLPVEVIPYGSGQLLRQFANKGLFPKLRRHPGNNQPIITDAGHYIIDCHMTTISNPYALAEYLESQVGVVEHGLFLNVCDRIIIGDNTVEIKERQQAHMEIN, encoded by the coding sequence ATGAATGAAAAAGATTTCCAAAAAAAGCAAGCGGCCCTCGCCGCTTTAAATTATATTCAGACCGATATGATTGTCGGACTAGGAACTGGTTCAACTGTTTCTTATTTTCTAGATGCTTTAGCTGCTTCTCAATATAACATCATCGGTGTGACCACTTCAACAATTACTAGTCAGCGATGCGCAGAATTAAATATTCCAATTGTCGACATTGATGCCATTGACCATATTGACATTACAGTTGATGGTGCAGACGAAGTCGACTCCTACCTTAACGGTATAAAAGGTGGCGGGGCTGCCCTGCTGATGGAGAAAATAGTGGCTAAAAACTCAAAGGAAAATATCTGGATTGTTGATCGCAGTAAGGTGCACAACACACTAGGTGCGTTCCCATTGCCCGTAGAGGTTATTCCCTACGGTAGCGGTCAGTTGTTACGACAATTTGCCAATAAAGGTTTATTTCCCAAGCTACGTCGTCATCCGGGCAATAACCAACCCATTATCACTGATGCTGGTCACTACATTATTGATTGCCATATGACCACAATCAGCAATCCATATGCTCTCGCCGAATATCTTGAAAGCCAAGTTGGCGTTGTCGAGCACGGTTTGTTTTTAAATGTTTGTGATCGAATAATTATTGGCGATAACACGGTAGAAATTAAAGAACGACAGCAAGCTCATATGGAGATAAACTGA
- the rbsK gene encoding ribokinase translates to MKNKVVVIGSLNIDTIQMIDRLPNQGETITVNNQASTFGGKGANQAVAAARQGADVTMIGAVGDDDRGHAFKQLLSDEGISTDYIFTKSQFTGSATIMLEPDGHNTIMVYGGANMNLTSADVEKARNIIANADVIVAQLEVPTEAIVAGFNIAKENGVLTILNPAPITSNLDSNIISSTDLIIPNETEAAALAHTEPTTKQSSLASLTSKLNKVGFSNVVVTLGSDGVYYHVNESADILPIFKVNAVDTTAAGDTFIGTFSANIDENLSNLPSVIRRSCLASSIAVSRSGAIASIPNKKDVDAGLLANAAMTE, encoded by the coding sequence ATGAAAAATAAGGTTGTTGTTATCGGTAGTCTCAATATTGATACTATTCAAATGATTGATAGATTACCTAACCAAGGAGAAACCATCACTGTTAACAATCAAGCAAGTACATTTGGTGGTAAAGGTGCCAATCAGGCAGTTGCAGCTGCTCGTCAAGGAGCTGATGTAACAATGATTGGTGCTGTAGGTGATGATGACCGTGGACATGCCTTCAAACAATTATTAAGTGATGAAGGGATTTCAACGGATTACATTTTTACAAAGAGCCAGTTTACTGGTTCCGCCACTATAATGTTGGAGCCAGATGGACATAACACGATTATGGTATATGGTGGCGCGAATATGAATTTAACCAGCGCCGATGTGGAAAAAGCGCGCAATATAATTGCTAATGCTGATGTAATCGTAGCACAGCTTGAAGTCCCTACTGAAGCCATTGTTGCTGGATTTAATATCGCTAAGGAAAATGGCGTACTAACTATATTAAATCCTGCACCTATTACTTCAAATCTTGATTCAAATATTATTTCGTCTACTGATTTAATCATACCAAACGAAACTGAAGCTGCTGCCCTAGCTCACACTGAGCCAACCACAAAACAATCATCGTTAGCATCACTTACTTCCAAATTAAATAAAGTAGGTTTTTCCAACGTAGTGGTTACACTTGGCAGTGATGGTGTTTACTATCATGTCAATGAATCGGCCGATATTTTACCTATTTTCAAGGTAAATGCCGTTGATACTACTGCTGCTGGTGACACATTCATTGGTACTTTTTCAGCTAATATTGACGAAAACTTGTCAAATCTACCAAGTGTCATTCGACGTAGTTGCCTTGCTAGTTCAATAGCTGTCAGCCGATCTGGTGCAATAGCCTCGATTCCAAATAAAAAAGACGTTGACGCTGGTTTGCTCGCTAATGCGGCTATGACGGAATGA
- the rbsR gene encoding ribose utilization transcriptional repressor RbsR has protein sequence MRKISIKDVAKKAGVSIAAVSQILNNKGQRFSEATTEKVLQARDELGYVPNSAARNLKGRHKRLIGIIVPSFRMPFFADIIQSMQASAPSDVNLVFLGSTDESLQDAIFSLVERGVEALVFGRHIPNRAEVNTFLKKRNIPYLVLDQNADINAHDMVQTNEFTGGSMAASHLMSLGHRDIALILPNNLTDNMRQRRAGFLDTLSTANLTPKTIITTTLSKHGGLAAVHQLIQSKSTAAFILNDEMAIGVLRGLAYQDIKVPDDISIIGYDDTDYAEFMIPTLTTIAQPVWEIGETALKMIIRRLDHPNLPLQTEFFDVKLVIRESTGPVKNTKGNH, from the coding sequence ATGCGCAAAATCTCAATAAAAGATGTTGCCAAAAAAGCGGGCGTTTCCATTGCTGCTGTATCTCAAATTTTAAATAACAAAGGCCAACGATTTTCTGAGGCAACGACTGAAAAAGTACTTCAAGCACGAGATGAGCTAGGCTACGTTCCTAACAGCGCTGCAAGAAATCTTAAAGGCAGGCACAAACGCTTGATTGGTATCATAGTCCCTTCTTTCCGCATGCCTTTTTTTGCCGACATTATTCAAAGCATGCAAGCTAGTGCGCCATCCGATGTTAATTTAGTATTTCTAGGGTCAACCGATGAAAGTTTACAAGATGCAATTTTTTCCTTGGTTGAGCGTGGCGTAGAAGCATTAGTCTTTGGCCGTCACATTCCTAATCGGGCAGAGGTTAATACATTTTTAAAAAAACGTAATATACCGTATCTTGTGCTTGATCAAAACGCCGATATAAATGCACATGACATGGTTCAAACAAATGAATTTACAGGCGGAAGTATGGCAGCCAGTCATTTAATGTCTCTTGGTCATCGAGATATCGCTTTAATTTTACCAAATAATTTGACCGATAACATGCGGCAACGTCGAGCTGGTTTCTTAGACACGTTATCTACAGCAAATTTAACGCCAAAAACAATCATTACTACTACTTTGTCAAAACATGGCGGTTTGGCAGCTGTTCATCAACTTATTCAAAGTAAATCTACAGCAGCATTCATTTTAAATGATGAAATGGCTATCGGCGTTTTGCGTGGGTTGGCCTATCAAGACATTAAAGTACCTGATGATATTTCCATCATTGGTTATGATGATACAGACTATGCAGAATTTATGATTCCCACATTAACTACCATAGCACAACCTGTTTGGGAAATTGGTGAAACAGCTTTAAAAATGATTATCCGACGTCTCGATCACCCTAACCTCCCCCTGCAAACCGAATTTTTCGATGTTAAATTAGTTATTCGTGAATCGACCGGGCCAGTTAAAAATACAAAAGGCAACCACTAA
- a CDS encoding NupC/NupG family nucleoside CNT transporter gives MFLFANILGIFVFIAIAALFSRDRKNIQWKSVGIVLALEILLAWFFTQFKAGQIAVQAAADGFNWLVSVATQGIAFALPEWLTSNNGGPNFVTSALLPILLVVPLFDILTYIGLLPWLIKWIGKGLAFITGQPKFEAFFSIEMMFLGNTEVLAVSKTQLDMMSARRNFTLAMMSMSCVTSAIIGSYTQMVPGKYVLTAIPLNILGAIIIATILNPTKVTPEEDVIVSVASDNGKKEPFFSFLGDSILGAGKLILIITATVIAFVSLAALINQLFSLTGLHWLTLENIFGVIMFPFAWLLGFNVHEAFQIAQYMGTKLVTNEFVVMGEVSKSIMAGKGLFANEHARIVLTVFLTSFANFGTLGMIIGCFKGLVSKEKNDYISARVPYMLLSGILVSLLSAATAGMFVW, from the coding sequence ATGTTTTTATTTGCTAATATTCTTGGTATTTTTGTTTTTATTGCCATTGCAGCTCTGTTTTCAAGGGATCGAAAAAATATTCAGTGGAAATCAGTCGGCATTGTGCTGGCATTAGAGATTTTGCTAGCCTGGTTTTTTACTCAATTCAAAGCCGGACAAATTGCTGTACAAGCTGCAGCTGATGGCTTCAATTGGCTTGTTTCTGTGGCAACACAAGGAATTGCATTTGCGTTGCCTGAATGGTTGACTTCCAATAATGGGGGCCCTAACTTTGTTACTTCTGCTTTGTTGCCAATTTTATTGGTTGTGCCCTTGTTTGATATCTTAACCTATATTGGTTTACTACCATGGCTGATTAAGTGGATTGGTAAGGGGCTCGCTTTTATAACTGGGCAACCAAAATTTGAAGCATTCTTTTCGATTGAAATGATGTTTTTAGGAAATACGGAAGTCTTGGCTGTTTCAAAAACACAACTAGATATGATGTCTGCGCGGAGAAACTTTACGCTCGCTATGATGTCGATGAGCTGTGTCACCTCGGCCATTATTGGTTCTTATACTCAAATGGTTCCTGGTAAATACGTTTTAACCGCCATCCCACTTAATATATTAGGTGCTATTATCATTGCTACGATTTTAAATCCCACTAAAGTGACGCCTGAAGAAGATGTTATCGTCAGTGTTGCATCAGATAACGGTAAAAAGGAGCCTTTCTTTTCATTCTTAGGCGATTCAATTCTTGGCGCTGGAAAGTTGATTTTAATTATTACGGCTACTGTTATTGCGTTTGTTTCTTTGGCTGCATTAATCAATCAGTTGTTCAGTTTAACTGGGCTACATTGGCTAACATTAGAAAATATCTTTGGCGTAATCATGTTTCCATTTGCATGGTTACTGGGATTTAATGTTCACGAGGCTTTCCAAATTGCGCAATACATGGGTACAAAATTGGTAACTAATGAGTTTGTTGTCATGGGTGAAGTTTCAAAGTCAATTATGGCCGGTAAGGGACTCTTTGCAAATGAACATGCACGTATTGTTTTGACGGTGTTCCTTACTAGTTTTGCTAACTTTGGAACCCTAGGCATGATTATTGGTTGTTTCAAAGGACTTGTCAGCAAAGAAAAAAATGATTATATTAGTGCACGAGTGCCGTACATGTTGTTGTCAGGGATATTAGTTTCATTACTGTCAGCTGCAACAGCAGGAATGTTCGTCTGGTAA
- the rihC gene encoding ribonucleoside hydrolase RihC, translating into MIPIILDMDPGIDDAVALSIALSNPSIDIKLLTSVAGNVSVDKTTNNLLKLTTFFHQTQIPVAKGASAPLKKDFSDAAYIHGESGMPGYDFPQVTKEAIKLDAVTAMAEELEAAIVPMTIVATGSYTNIAMLIQKYPSLLHKIEKFVLMGGSLSGGNVSSVAEFNVFTDPDAADIVFKSGVPIVMIGLDVTLKALLPFETIDAIGSQGEAGEMLQKVMTAYGDTAEGGKPMHDVNTICYLLNPEFYTVKDYWIDIIVSGPAAGATIADTQNRWSEGRLNAQVAVDIDTTAFEKWFVEQVPKMNQYRKEGN; encoded by the coding sequence ATGATACCTATAATTTTAGACATGGATCCAGGGATTGACGATGCAGTTGCTTTATCGATTGCCCTCAGCAATCCTAGCATTGATATCAAACTGTTAACAAGTGTTGCTGGAAATGTTAGTGTTGATAAAACAACCAATAATTTATTAAAGTTGACAACATTTTTTCATCAAACGCAAATTCCAGTTGCAAAAGGTGCCTCAGCACCATTGAAAAAAGATTTCTCTGATGCTGCTTATATTCATGGCGAATCGGGTATGCCTGGATATGATTTTCCTCAAGTGACAAAAGAAGCAATTAAATTAGATGCAGTTACTGCAATGGCCGAAGAACTGGAAGCAGCAATCGTGCCAATGACTATTGTTGCTACTGGGTCGTATACGAATATTGCAATGTTAATCCAAAAATATCCAAGTTTACTTCACAAGATTGAAAAATTTGTTTTGATGGGCGGCTCTTTGTCAGGCGGGAATGTGTCTTCAGTTGCAGAATTTAACGTGTTTACTGATCCAGATGCAGCCGATATTGTTTTCAAAAGTGGTGTGCCAATTGTTATGATTGGTCTTGATGTAACGCTCAAGGCGCTATTACCTTTTGAAACAATAGATGCCATTGGCAGTCAAGGGGAAGCAGGTGAAATGTTACAGAAAGTTATGACAGCTTATGGTGATACTGCAGAAGGTGGTAAGCCTATGCATGATGTCAATACAATTTGTTATCTATTAAATCCTGAATTTTATACAGTAAAAGATTACTGGATTGATATTATTGTTTCTGGACCGGCTGCGGGCGCCACGATTGCCGACACGCAAAATCGATGGTCAGAAGGACGATTGAATGCACAGGTGGCAGTTGATATTGACACAACAGCGTTTGAAAAGTGGTTTGTTGAACAAGTACCGAAAATGAATCAATATCGCAAAGAGGGAAATTAA
- a CDS encoding nucleoside hydrolase, translating into MASTKMILDLDTGVDDALALALAVCDPRVDLIGVIASYGNTLMKTAAQNTLDLLHLLHADEVPVYLGESHASTVNDFEVMPISKAIHGDNGVGNILLEKSPRSIEKESGIQFLINMAHQYQDELVYVPTGPLTNLAKALQIDPKIAKLIGNTTLMGGALTVPGNVTPFTEANINQDPQAADQVFTAQEHLTMVGLDVTLRTLLTKEHTKKWRDLGTKAGQTYADLMDYYIDAYDNLGIDHRGAALHDPLAVAVAIDPSYVMTVSLNMRVTYDQKTKDYGRTIGDRERLLEPTTTKVAVGVKSERFVHDFMDFMIAVLKN; encoded by the coding sequence ATGGCATCAACAAAAATGATTTTGGACTTGGATACTGGTGTTGATGATGCACTAGCTTTGGCTTTAGCTGTGTGTGATCCGCGAGTGGATTTAATTGGTGTGATCGCTTCTTATGGCAATACACTAATGAAAACTGCAGCACAAAATACATTAGATTTATTACATTTGCTACATGCTGACGAAGTACCGGTATACTTAGGTGAATCACATGCTTCTACAGTTAATGATTTTGAGGTAATGCCTATATCGAAAGCTATTCATGGTGACAATGGCGTAGGGAATATCCTATTAGAAAAATCGCCACGATCAATTGAAAAAGAAAGTGGCATTCAGTTCTTAATAAATATGGCTCATCAATACCAAGATGAATTAGTATATGTACCCACTGGGCCATTGACGAATTTAGCCAAAGCATTACAAATTGATCCAAAGATTGCAAAGTTGATTGGGAACACTACATTAATGGGTGGTGCTTTAACGGTTCCTGGCAATGTTACACCATTTACAGAGGCAAATATTAATCAGGACCCGCAGGCCGCAGATCAAGTATTTACTGCTCAAGAACACTTGACAATGGTAGGCTTAGATGTGACTCTCCGTACGCTACTGACAAAGGAACACACAAAAAAGTGGCGTGATTTAGGAACTAAAGCCGGTCAAACCTATGCTGATTTGATGGACTATTATATTGACGCTTATGATAATTTAGGTATTGACCATAGGGGAGCGGCCTTACATGATCCTTTAGCCGTTGCAGTAGCGATAGATCCAAGTTATGTTATGACAGTTTCATTAAATATGCGCGTGACTTACGATCAAAAAACGAAAGATTATGGCCGAACGATTGGCGATCGGGAGCGGTTACTTGAGCCGACAACAACAAAAGTGGCTGTTGGTGTAAAGTCTGAGCGCTTCGTACATGACTTCATGGATTTTATGATTGCAGTTTTAAAAAATTAA
- a CDS encoding chloride channel protein, whose product MKNTLQKNNVKSDQSKHQLMILIGETVLIGIVVGLSSLFLGLLLEYVEQLFLGYEETVRQPAPTGTVPVRRLFSVFIGSVIAAVIWWFLRTKTKPTVGITKALSGEKMPFWQTILHVMTQIFYVGTGGSVGRELAPREAGAMLAQKVASAFEKLNLPQLSSDDRKLLIASAAGAGFAGIYIAPITGMFFCTEILLKKMTVRTVAVSLSMSTIAMLIGSIAKGFKPYYLVGDAKLSVATLLVVLVIAPLCGIAGALFRKLCQWAEKNQTRKNNILWQLPAMGLTTGLISIIFPEVMGNGRSLAQVAINSAGFLSVSLLLLGALTKMVVTVLTIRFGAAGGTLTPAIAIGSVLGAFIGSLLFYLVPGIPMWEVAILGAATLLAASQQAPLMALFMIFEICHLNYAMLLPLGLGVLISIVVSRKVLS is encoded by the coding sequence ATGAAAAACACATTGCAGAAAAACAACGTTAAATCTGATCAGAGTAAACATCAGTTAATGATTTTAATTGGTGAAACAGTTCTGATTGGCATTGTCGTTGGCCTCAGTTCTCTTTTTTTAGGGCTTTTATTAGAGTATGTTGAACAATTATTTTTGGGCTATGAAGAAACTGTTCGGCAACCAGCTCCTACCGGAACAGTACCTGTCCGCCGATTATTTTCAGTGTTTATCGGTAGTGTGATTGCTGCTGTTATTTGGTGGTTTTTAAGAACAAAGACAAAACCAACGGTGGGCATTACTAAAGCATTGTCGGGCGAGAAGATGCCTTTTTGGCAAACTATCCTTCATGTCATGACACAAATATTTTATGTAGGTACTGGTGGTTCAGTGGGACGTGAGCTCGCTCCACGAGAAGCCGGCGCTATGCTTGCCCAAAAAGTAGCATCTGCGTTTGAAAAATTGAACCTGCCTCAGTTATCTAGTGATGATCGTAAATTACTAATTGCATCAGCCGCAGGCGCTGGTTTTGCAGGAATATACATTGCGCCAATAACTGGAATGTTTTTTTGTACTGAAATTTTATTAAAAAAAATGACGGTACGTACAGTTGCTGTCAGCTTAAGTATGTCAACGATTGCAATGCTTATTGGGTCAATTGCCAAAGGATTTAAGCCATATTACTTAGTTGGGGACGCAAAATTGTCAGTAGCCACTTTGCTGGTGGTGTTAGTGATTGCACCATTATGTGGTATTGCTGGGGCATTATTTCGAAAGTTATGCCAATGGGCAGAAAAAAATCAAACACGCAAGAATAACATTCTGTGGCAATTGCCTGCGATGGGATTGACCACGGGACTGATTTCCATAATATTTCCAGAAGTGATGGGAAATGGTCGGTCATTAGCACAAGTGGCTATCAACAGCGCAGGATTTCTTTCTGTCAGTTTATTGCTATTGGGTGCTTTAACAAAAATGGTGGTTACCGTATTGACTATTCGATTTGGTGCTGCTGGAGGGACTTTGACCCCCGCAATTGCCATCGGGTCAGTCCTAGGAGCATTTATTGGTAGTCTTTTATTTTATTTGGTTCCAGGTATTCCAATGTGGGAAGTAGCTATACTAGGTGCTGCCACGTTACTTGCCGCCTCACAACAAGCACCGTTAATGGCCTTATTTATGATATTTGAAATTTGTCATTTGAATTATGCAATGTTATTACCACTCGGTCTGGGCGTTTTAATATCAATTGTTGTCTCGCGAAAAGTATTGAGTTAG